The window TAGCGTGGCAATAGCGATCCCGAGGCCCGTCGCGGTCGCGATGAGCGCTTCCGCCACCCCGCCGGTGATGGCGTGGGGTTGATTGATGCCGCCGGTGGCCATGACCCCGAAGCTGCTGATCATCCCTGTGACGGTCCCGAGGAGACCTAATAGGGGTGAGAGGGTGATGACCGTATCGAGTAACGGCAAGTAGCGCCGCATCTGGGTCAGCTCGTCATGGGCGGCGGCCTCCATCGCCAGCGTGGGGGCCGGGTTCCGATGACGGATCCCGGCGGCCAGGACGCGCGCCACCGGGGAGCGGGAGCGTTCGCCGAACGTGCGCGCATCCTCCCAGTTGCCGGTCGCCGCCAGCGTGAGCATCTGCTCCGTTTCCCCGGAGGGGCGCAGACGCCACCAGAACAGTCCCCGTTCGATGACCACGGCCAGCGAGGTGATCGAACAGCAGAGGAGGGGGATCATGACCGGTCCCCCTTTGATGAGGAGCGCAACAAGTTCAGACATTTCTATCTCCCTCACGTGCGTATATGGTCAAGGACTCCTTCGGTTCCTCAGAAAACGACGATCAGTAATCAATGTTCAGCCGTAGGTCGGGTTAGCGCAGCGTAACCCGACAACTTCTCTTCTGGTCCGTCATTCCGTGTTTGACACGGAATCCAGTTGGGCCTTCTGGATACCGGCCTCCGCCGGTATGACGAATTCGTGGCAAGTTGCGGGGAATGAACCCCGAGTGGATTCAAGTGAAAGAGAGTTGGCGGAGCTTATGCGAAGACGGGCGAGGGCGGGGAACGGCCGGTCAGCCGGATAGGGAATGACTCTAGACTGTATCGTAGTAACGGGAGGAAGACGAGCAGCACAGTTGCCGCCAACGGCAGGGAGACCCCTGACGATGGCACATGAGAGGAGGCGATGTTGTGAACCCACTCACAGACAGGACCCAGACGATTATCTGTCTGATCATGGGGATGAACAGTATGGGGATGGCTTAGACACAGGATGAGGAAGACATTGAGCAGCAGGTAGAGACAAAGCGCCGATACTGCCAGGGGCTGTAGCGGCCGAGATTCGTAGACTTTTCTCTTCAAGAGTGCCACTGGTGGAGATCCATCTCCTGCGACAGACGA is drawn from Candidatus Methylomirabilis tolerans and contains these coding sequences:
- a CDS encoding MotA/TolQ/ExbB proton channel family protein; translation: MSELVALLIKGGPVMIPLLCCSITSLAVVIERGLFWWRLRPSGETEQMLTLAATGNWEDARTFGERSRSPVARVLAAGIRHRNPAPTLAMEAAAHDELTQMRRYLPLLDTVITLSPLLGLLGTVTGMISSFGVMATGGINQPHAITGGVAEALIATATGLGIAIATLVPGNYFTTRVERIMSDIERYGSRLELALKETRP